A window of the Synechococcus sp. M16.1 genome harbors these coding sequences:
- the pheS gene encoding phenylalanine--tRNA ligase subunit alpha, with protein sequence MSAPVTLQQLTDQLDALEQQAAAEIAEAVDAAALEQLRVGLLGKKGRISGVLGAMGKLPGEERPLVGQRANVLKTQVQSLLGERLQAVKQAAMAERIARESLDVTAPASGVRMGHRHPLITTTEEIVDLFLGLGYSVAEGPEVERDHYNFTALNIPEDHPARDMQDTFYLGGDLLMRTHTSPVQIRHLEENPPPVRIVAPGRVYRRDAVDATHSPVFHQVEVLAIDEGLDFSHLRGTVMAFLKAFFGDLPVRFRASYFPFTEPSAEVDVQWRGRWLEVMGCGMVDPAVLEGLGLDPERYSGFAAGLGVERFCMVRHGIDDIRRLYTSDLRFLEQF encoded by the coding sequence GTGAGCGCACCGGTCACCCTGCAGCAGCTCACCGACCAACTCGATGCCCTCGAGCAGCAGGCCGCGGCGGAGATCGCCGAGGCGGTTGATGCCGCTGCGCTGGAGCAACTGCGGGTCGGGCTGCTGGGCAAGAAGGGCCGCATCTCCGGTGTGCTGGGAGCGATGGGCAAGTTGCCCGGTGAGGAGCGTCCCCTGGTGGGTCAGCGCGCCAACGTGCTGAAAACGCAGGTGCAGTCGCTGTTGGGAGAGCGGCTGCAGGCCGTGAAGCAGGCGGCCATGGCGGAGCGCATCGCCAGGGAAAGCCTCGATGTCACTGCCCCGGCTTCCGGGGTGCGGATGGGGCATCGCCATCCCCTGATCACCACCACTGAAGAGATCGTCGATCTGTTCCTGGGCCTTGGCTACAGCGTGGCCGAGGGGCCTGAGGTGGAGCGGGACCACTACAACTTCACTGCGCTGAACATCCCCGAGGACCATCCGGCCCGGGACATGCAGGACACCTTTTATCTCGGTGGTGACCTGCTGATGCGGACCCACACCTCCCCGGTGCAGATCCGTCACCTCGAAGAGAACCCGCCGCCGGTGCGGATCGTGGCTCCCGGACGGGTGTATCGCCGTGATGCCGTTGATGCCACCCACTCGCCGGTGTTCCACCAGGTGGAGGTGCTGGCCATTGATGAAGGGCTCGATTTCAGCCACCTGCGTGGCACGGTGATGGCCTTCCTCAAGGCCTTCTTCGGTGACCTGCCAGTGCGTTTCCGGGCCAGTTATTTCCCCTTCACCGAGCCCTCCGCCGAGGTGGATGTGCAGTGGCGCGGCCGCTGGCTGGAGGTGATGGGCTGCGGCATGGTGGATCCCGCCGTGCTGGAAGGGCTGGGCCTCGATCCGGAGCGCTACAGCGGTTTTGCCGCGGGCCTTGGGGTGGAGCGCTTCTGCATGGTGCGCCATGGCATTGACGACATCCGCCGGCTGTACACCAGCGATCTGCGCTTCCTCGAGCAGTTCTGA
- a CDS encoding NAD(+) kinase: MPRIGLIVNDGKPLAVQTADTIQQRLEAAGHAVERASSSGGMVGFANPDQHLRLRGYSACVPKGFDQSMVLAIVLGGDGTVLSAARQTAPVGIPILTINTGHLGFLAEAYLDDLDRALDVVLTQQWTIEERSNLVVSVMRGDQRRWEALSLNEMALHREPLTSMCHFEIAIGRHAPVDIAADGVILSTPTGSTAYALSSGGPVITPDCPVLQLTPIAPHSLASRALVFSDREPVTIFPATPERLMMVVDGSAGCYVWPEDRVLIRRSDHPVRFVRLADHEFFQVLRNKLGWGLPHIAKPERE; this comes from the coding sequence GTGCCCCGGATCGGACTGATCGTCAATGACGGCAAGCCGCTGGCGGTGCAGACGGCCGACACGATTCAGCAGCGCCTGGAGGCTGCCGGCCATGCCGTGGAGCGGGCCAGCAGTTCCGGGGGAATGGTGGGCTTTGCCAACCCCGATCAGCACCTGCGCCTGCGCGGCTACAGCGCCTGTGTGCCCAAGGGCTTCGATCAATCGATGGTGTTGGCCATCGTGCTGGGGGGTGACGGCACGGTGCTTTCCGCCGCGCGGCAGACCGCCCCAGTGGGGATTCCGATTCTCACGATCAACACCGGCCACCTGGGATTTCTGGCCGAGGCCTATCTCGATGATCTGGATCGCGCCCTCGATGTGGTGCTCACCCAGCAATGGACGATCGAGGAACGCAGCAACCTCGTGGTGAGCGTGATGCGGGGTGATCAGCGCCGCTGGGAGGCGCTGTCTCTCAACGAGATGGCCCTGCACCGTGAGCCGCTCACGAGCATGTGCCACTTCGAGATCGCCATCGGCCGCCACGCCCCGGTGGATATTGCCGCTGATGGTGTGATCCTCTCCACGCCGACGGGTTCGACGGCCTACGCCCTCAGTTCCGGTGGGCCAGTGATCACGCCGGATTGTCCGGTGCTGCAACTCACCCCGATCGCGCCCCATTCCCTGGCCTCCCGCGCCCTGGTGTTCAGCGACCGTGAACCCGTCACGATTTTTCCAGCCACGCCGGAGCGGCTGATGATGGTGGTGGACGGCAGTGCCGGTTGCTACGTCTGGCCGGAAGATCGGGTGCTGATCCGCCGCAGCGATCACCCGGTGCGCTTTGTGCGCCTCGCCGACCATGAGTTCTTCCAGGTGCTGCGCAACAAATTGGGTTGGGGCCTGCCCCACATCGCCAAGCCCGAGCGGGAATGA
- a CDS encoding response regulator transcription factor — protein MNADPLLLLAGPSAVSLAPRLAASGYATLDWLSAGPSAHAPEPGESPVAAVLAADQAALIQDLRSRFGAMPILLDLERDSVEARAACLGSGADDFWLSEIGPSDLLLRLRLHRTIQQRSGQRPPLLELDDLSVDPTNRTVRRGDRVVALTAREFMLLQVLLRRRGQVLSRELLLQEVWQGERSSSNVVEVYVRYLRQKLEAGGERRLLHTVRGRGYCLGQVLPEA, from the coding sequence ATGAACGCTGATCCCCTGTTGCTGTTGGCAGGCCCTTCGGCGGTGTCGCTGGCGCCCCGTCTGGCTGCATCGGGCTACGCCACCCTCGACTGGCTCAGTGCCGGGCCATCGGCCCATGCCCCTGAACCGGGTGAATCTCCAGTGGCCGCTGTTCTGGCGGCTGATCAGGCCGCATTGATTCAAGACCTGCGCAGCCGTTTCGGGGCCATGCCGATCCTGTTGGATCTGGAACGCGACAGCGTTGAGGCCCGCGCCGCATGCCTGGGAAGCGGTGCCGATGATTTCTGGCTTTCGGAGATCGGGCCCAGCGATCTGTTGTTGCGTCTGCGCCTGCACCGCACAATTCAACAGCGCTCGGGGCAGCGACCGCCGCTGCTTGAGCTGGACGATCTCAGTGTCGATCCCACCAACCGAACGGTGCGGCGGGGAGACCGTGTGGTGGCGTTGACGGCCCGGGAATTCATGCTGTTGCAGGTGCTCTTGCGGCGGCGCGGCCAGGTGTTGAGCCGCGAGCTGCTGCTTCAGGAGGTGTGGCAGGGGGAGCGTTCCAGCAGCAATGTTGTGGAGGTGTACGTGCGCTATCTGCGTCAGAAGCTGGAGGCTGGTGGTGAGCGTCGTTTGCTGCACACCGTGCGCGGCCGGGGCTACTGCCTCGGGCAGGTGTTGCCGGAGGCTTGA
- a CDS encoding DUF192 domain-containing protein produces the protein MDALPPEPPPQWLPVGARWCVAQQRCIDLEVARSPEQQRLGLMQRPALPPLRGMWFPFATPQPQRFWMFNTLAPLDMIFVRDGRVLDLVPAVPTCAALPCRSYAADADGNGRADFVDAVIEIGAGEAQRLGIGIGDPVRITPHKPSP, from the coding sequence ATGGATGCCCTGCCCCCTGAGCCACCGCCGCAGTGGCTGCCGGTTGGGGCCCGCTGGTGCGTGGCCCAGCAGCGTTGCATTGATCTCGAGGTGGCCCGCAGTCCGGAGCAGCAGCGGCTGGGCTTGATGCAGAGGCCGGCTCTGCCGCCCTTGCGCGGGATGTGGTTTCCCTTTGCCACCCCCCAGCCGCAGCGCTTCTGGATGTTCAACACCCTTGCGCCTCTGGACATGATCTTTGTGCGCGATGGGCGGGTGCTCGATCTGGTGCCTGCCGTTCCCACCTGTGCTGCCCTGCCCTGTCGCTCCTACGCCGCCGATGCCGATGGCAATGGACGGGCTGATTTTGTTGATGCGGTGATTGAGATCGGTGCCGGTGAGGCGCAGCGGCTTGGCATTGGCATCGGCGATCCGGTTCGGATCACCCCGCACAAGCCTTCGCCGTGA
- the cbiE gene encoding precorrin-6y C5,15-methyltransferase (decarboxylating) subunit CbiE: MIDVIGTDAGAPASLPAPQQTLLRAATVIAAPQRLQAALQDWLGDAKPELLSSDDPRALVESMQSRPAEKPVVVLASGDPLWFGLGRILCDRIGAERLRFHPAPTSLQLAFSRIGRPWQDADWVSLHGRDPEILASTLQKRPAALAVLTDPNQGGAITVQQILRSSGLEASTDLWLCENLGHPDERVQLIAPHAALPTDLQPLLIALLIAREPPAPDPHQLPLFGLDDGLYLQHSDHPGLMTKREVRIQLLAELALPPQGVLWDLGAGTGSVGLEALRLRPGLQLLAVERRAGGAQLIQRNAQRLGVSPAAVLEADATTVLNGELPSQLSQPDRVLLGGGGAQRERLLQEVLTRLRCGGVVVIPLTSIEALASVRPLLENAGLAVRVQQLQAWRGQPLGDGTRLAPMNPTLIVTGTKPA, from the coding sequence ATGATCGATGTGATCGGCACCGACGCCGGGGCACCCGCCTCGTTGCCCGCTCCACAGCAGACGCTGCTGCGGGCGGCCACCGTGATTGCAGCACCGCAGCGGTTGCAAGCTGCTCTGCAGGACTGGCTGGGGGACGCCAAGCCCGAGCTGCTCAGCAGCGATGACCCGCGGGCTCTGGTGGAAAGCATGCAATCCAGGCCTGCGGAAAAGCCTGTAGTGGTGCTGGCCAGCGGCGATCCGCTCTGGTTCGGCCTGGGGCGCATCCTTTGCGACCGCATCGGGGCAGAGCGGCTGCGGTTTCATCCCGCCCCCACATCGCTGCAGCTGGCCTTCTCCCGCATCGGGCGCCCCTGGCAGGACGCCGACTGGGTGAGCCTGCACGGACGGGACCCCGAAATCCTGGCCAGCACCCTGCAGAAGCGACCCGCAGCCCTGGCGGTGCTGACGGATCCGAACCAGGGGGGCGCCATCACCGTGCAGCAGATATTGCGCAGCAGCGGGCTGGAGGCCAGCACAGACCTGTGGCTCTGCGAAAACCTCGGCCACCCCGATGAACGGGTGCAGCTGATCGCCCCACACGCCGCACTACCAACAGATCTGCAGCCACTGCTGATTGCACTGCTGATCGCCCGCGAACCCCCCGCACCGGATCCGCATCAGCTGCCGTTGTTCGGGCTCGATGACGGGCTCTACCTGCAGCACAGCGATCACCCCGGATTGATGACCAAGCGGGAGGTGCGCATCCAACTGCTGGCCGAACTCGCCTTGCCGCCACAGGGCGTGCTCTGGGATCTGGGAGCCGGCACCGGCAGCGTTGGTCTCGAGGCGCTGCGCTTGCGCCCAGGGCTGCAACTGCTGGCGGTGGAACGCCGCGCCGGTGGCGCGCAACTGATTCAACGCAATGCACAACGGCTCGGCGTCAGCCCTGCGGCGGTGCTGGAGGCCGACGCCACTACGGTGCTGAACGGCGAGCTCCCGAGCCAGCTCAGCCAGCCCGACCGGGTTCTGCTCGGAGGCGGGGGCGCTCAACGGGAGCGCCTGCTGCAGGAGGTGCTGACGCGGCTGCGGTGTGGCGGTGTAGTGGTGATCCCCCTGACGAGCATCGAGGCCTTGGCCAGCGTTCGGCCACTGCTCGAGAACGCTGGATTGGCCGTGCGCGTGCAGCAACTGCAGGCCTGGCGGGGACAACCGCTGGGGGATGGCACCCGCCTGGCTCCGATGAACCCCACCTTGATCGTGACGGGAACGAAGCCGGCTTGA
- a CDS encoding sulfotransferase produces the protein MAGGDLLVDRLVAGGFLRPAVLLRGLQLRRPALSCWRVGLLMGLSGLLVEPLAWLQSWLWARRLRKAELPDDPIVVIGHWRSGTTYLHQLLACDPTLATARNSLTTAPQVALLLKPWIRWALQAWMTRKRPIDAVPWGPNDPQEDELGLARLSIDTNMAGMAFPLAYPWFFRRNVLGSSAAFERQWLHFSKLTWLHDGQGKAGLLIKNSAHSARVELVLRHFPRARFVLLRRNRQDSIRSLVQVKQRLGSLVGLQPLPDAVTQVEETVAAHRKLLEAFEASRHRIPAGQLVELPYEELIRHPLAALKRIYDELGLSSWPVAQAPLSARIAQARSYTADPVTLPLAVEQRLNDLMEEA, from the coding sequence ATGGCAGGGGGTGATCTGCTGGTGGATCGCTTGGTGGCTGGGGGCTTCCTGCGTCCTGCGGTGCTGCTTCGAGGCTTGCAGCTGCGTCGCCCGGCCCTCTCCTGCTGGAGGGTGGGCCTTTTGATGGGACTCAGTGGCCTGCTGGTGGAGCCCCTGGCTTGGCTGCAGTCGTGGCTGTGGGCTCGCCGCTTGCGGAAGGCGGAACTGCCGGACGATCCGATTGTGGTGATTGGTCACTGGCGCAGTGGCACCACCTATCTGCATCAGTTGCTGGCCTGTGACCCCACGCTGGCCACGGCGCGCAATTCGCTCACCACGGCGCCGCAGGTGGCCTTGCTGCTCAAACCCTGGATTCGCTGGGCACTCCAAGCGTGGATGACGCGGAAGCGGCCGATCGACGCGGTGCCCTGGGGTCCGAATGACCCCCAGGAGGATGAGCTCGGTCTGGCCCGACTCAGCATCGACACCAACATGGCGGGCATGGCCTTCCCCCTGGCCTATCCCTGGTTTTTCCGGCGCAATGTTCTGGGTTCCTCCGCTGCCTTCGAGCGGCAGTGGCTGCACTTCAGCAAGCTCACCTGGCTCCATGACGGCCAGGGGAAGGCGGGACTGCTGATCAAGAACAGCGCCCATTCCGCCCGGGTGGAGTTGGTGCTGCGCCACTTCCCCAGGGCGCGCTTTGTGCTCCTGCGGCGTAATCGGCAGGATTCGATCCGCTCGCTGGTTCAGGTGAAGCAGCGGTTGGGTTCACTGGTGGGGCTTCAGCCCCTGCCCGATGCCGTCACCCAGGTGGAGGAAACGGTCGCTGCCCATCGCAAGCTGCTTGAGGCCTTTGAGGCGTCTCGGCACCGGATTCCTGCGGGGCAGTTGGTTGAATTGCCTTATGAGGAGTTGATCCGCCACCCCCTCGCTGCGCTGAAACGGATCTATGACGAACTCGGGCTCAGCAGCTGGCCAGTGGCGCAGGCCCCGCTGTCGGCTCGGATTGCCCAGGCCCGCAGCTACACCGCTGATCCGGTGACCCTGCCCTTGGCGGTGGAACAGCGCCTGAACGACCTGATGGAGGAGGCATGA